In the genome of Limnobaculum zhutongyuii, one region contains:
- a CDS encoding pertactin-like passenger domain-containing protein, whose product MYSNVSVADVNTTSTQANGSVLDLSANPDANIYAVNSSGAYVLRAYSGGTLVDDQNVLKEIYSDSRNGLSAEAGSKVVFDGTISDITITTGVISTVSTDGTSVTTTPSSGNGIGVLSKGAGSSVTLNRNITVITNGALSSGVDAEAGGDVLIKGSTKINSAGTGVAVTGDSKVNLSGGADITSTKEAVYANEGSEVAIGNSSTRSTLTTTSASNLILLEGPATDGALSFINSELSIATGNAVKVTGGDWVSTFVDTNITGDMNVDSGAKLDTAMTNSEFTGKANGDIKLQATGSTWNMTDSSTITSLQMTNSSVKFATPTGTTYNRVLTTGSLSGSGDFYIHTELNEGGAGTNSDQIHVTGDAEGNHRLFVSAHGNGAYTVDDGIKVVQIDGNSTSQFTLGNGNYVSMGAFDYYLYVR is encoded by the coding sequence ATGTATAGCAATGTGTCTGTTGCTGATGTAAATACGACTTCAACACAGGCTAATGGCAGTGTGCTGGATCTTTCAGCTAACCCGGACGCTAATATTTATGCGGTGAATAGTTCGGGCGCTTATGTTTTACGTGCCTACAGTGGTGGGACACTGGTAGACGATCAGAACGTTTTAAAAGAAATTTATTCTGATTCAAGAAATGGTCTAAGTGCAGAAGCGGGTAGTAAGGTTGTTTTTGATGGTACTATCAGTGATATAACCATAACAACAGGTGTTATATCAACAGTAAGTACTGATGGTACATCCGTTACTACCACTCCATCGAGCGGCAATGGTATTGGTGTTCTATCTAAGGGAGCGGGTAGTTCTGTCACATTAAACAGAAACATTACTGTTATCACCAATGGTGCTCTGAGTTCAGGTGTTGATGCCGAAGCGGGTGGTGACGTTCTTATCAAAGGCTCAACTAAAATTAATTCAGCAGGAACCGGTGTCGCTGTCACTGGCGATAGTAAAGTTAATTTAAGTGGTGGAGCAGATATTACATCCACTAAAGAAGCTGTTTATGCTAATGAAGGTTCAGAAGTTGCTATCGGAAATAGTAGTACGAGAAGCACATTAACAACGACTTCAGCCTCAAACCTGATTCTTTTAGAAGGGCCTGCTACTGATGGAGCACTGAGTTTTATTAATTCAGAGCTAAGTATTGCTACGGGTAACGCAGTGAAAGTGACCGGCGGCGATTGGGTTTCAACGTTTGTAGATACTAATATTACTGGCGATATGAATGTGGATAGCGGTGCTAAGCTAGATACCGCAATGACTAATTCAGAATTTACCGGTAAGGCTAATGGTGATATCAAGTTACAGGCGACAGGGAGTACCTGGAACATGACTGATTCTTCAACCATTACCTCTTTGCAGATGACAAACAGTTCGGTGAAATTTGCGACGCCAACAGGTACTACGTATAACCGCGTATTAACAACCGGTAGCCTGTCAGGTAGCGGTGATTTTTACATTCATACCGAACTGAATGAAGGTGGTGCAGGAACTAACTCTGACCAAATTCACGTAACGGGAGATGCGGAAGGTAACCACCGTCTGTTTGTTTCTGCTCATGGTAATGGTGCTTATACCGTAGATGATGGTATTAAAGTTGTTCAAATTGATGGTAACAGCACATCACAATTTACGTTAGGTAATGGCAACTATGTCAGCATGGGTGCTTTCGACTACTACCTGTATGTAAGGTGA